ATCCAAAGTTCCAAAGGGGTAAAAATAATAACGAGAATGAGAGTATTATAATCATTCCAAAATTGTTCTAGAATTGTTCAATTGGCAACTATTTGAGAATTGTGATAAAATTGTTCCAAAAAAGTCTTGGAATATGGGCCTCAAAAGTGTTGTTTGGTCTATCAAACGGGCTGGTAAACGTATGGATGTTTTTATCGTTGACAATAAATTGTAAGAGGAGTTATTGTCgtatgtaatttttattttttctaataaattctaatttataaaaaaaacaaattgcaagtttttgtgcatcaACAATGGtatgtaaaaattaaaaactaatgGTATATTCTGGATATAAATGGGGGCGGGCCTCTAGGGGAATTGTGAGGAATTACTGCATACAAGTTCGACAACTTGGGTACAGAGTTGAAGAGTTTATAGCAGAGAGCTTGGGTTTGGAAAAGGATTACATAACCAAGGTTTTGGGTGAACAAGGGCAGCATATGGCGGTCAACTACTATCCACCATGTCCGGAGCCAGAGCTGACTTATGGACTGCCTGGGCACACAGACCCCAATGCCCTCACAATTCTTCTGCAAGACCTCCAGGTCCCCGGCCTCCAAGTTCTCAAGGATGCCAAGTGGGTTGCTGTCAATCCTCACCCAAATGCCTTTGTCATCAACATTGGCGATCAATTACaggtaatttttaattatttttaacctTAACTTTTTACATATATGATTTTGAGATgagatttagtgtttttttttatatataaatcagTGCTTTTGAGATGAGATGAGTTGATTAATTCCGTTTTCAAAAGGTAAATTAAGGTGGAGTTAATGAATGTCCGTTTCAGGCTCTGAGTAATGGAAGGTATAAGAGTGTGTGGCACAGAGCCGTTGTCAACGCCTATAAGCCAAGAATGTCGGTTGCTTCCTTTCTAGTCCCCAGCGATGATGCAGTAATCAGTCCTCCAAAAGCACTAACTGGATATGATGGCTCCGGAGCCTTATACAAGGATTTCACTTATCCAGAATACTACGCCAAGTTCTGGAGCAGGAACCTTGACCAAGAACATTGCCTAGAACTTTTCAAGAATTAAGCACTAGCTACTTACCTACTTATATCCATTTATATATCTTGCTTAATAAAAATACCAACCTAGCTAGCTAGTCAGCTTCAAAGCTGGAATCTCATTGCTCGCATCATTTCTTCTTTAAGTGGAATGATCGATCAATGTGTCAAGTCTCATTATTTAGCATGCACTTTGGAACTCTAATTTTCTTTACTGGTTCTGGTTGTTCAATAATTCTTGGTTTGTGTCCATGCACATTGTTTGTTCTTCTTTTAAAGGTTATATAGTATTGTTGAGGGCTTATAAACGATCAACATCATTGGCATTGCAACTGAGAGCATGGTTTCGTTGGTCTATTTCGCCCCATAAAAATGCAATCTTGTAGCTTGAAAGGGTATTGTTCAATttgttctttcttaaatatggttAGAATCAGAAGCTTATTGGTGCATCTTACAGCGCAGCTTTGTGAACCATATTTAAATCAGCATTTATCATTCATCTCTCACAGATCCAATTCTGCAGTTGACATATGATATTTACATACAACAAATTCACATCAATGAAACTTCCAACAATATTTATTTGGACACAACCAACATAAAAGTAACTTTCTTCTTGTTTCCTGTATGCAAAAAAAGTACAATCACTGGAAAAGCACCTTTAAGACAACGTAATCACAACCTCAGAAGCCAAAATACATGGGAAAAATCAAGCCTTCTTAAGGAATTCCATGATGTTAGTATTGAAGGCACAACACACCACTTGGAATCCTTGAAATCCAGCTCCTTTAGCCAAGGCCTCGAACTCTTTCTGTGTCCTCTCTTTTCCTCCTGGGTTATGAGCCAACATGATGCAGTCAATATGTATAGTAACCTTGCTTGCGAGGCTTGAGTCAGGGGCCTCTGGAAGAATGCATTCTGCAACAATCACCTTCCCATTATCTGGGAGGGAATCATAGCAGTTCTTCAAAAACTTTAAGCAGTGTTCATCGCTCCAATCGTGACATATCCACTGCAAAGCATATGAGCATCAATAGCTATAATCAAGGAGGTATAAAATCCccaaataaatttcaaagttGATGTGCTCATTTCAACACTGATTCACTGCTCCACTGAGAAATTTATGGAGTCATCACCATAACATTCCTATTTCCAAGCACTATTTATCTCATTCACTCCTCAATTTTCCCTGAAAACTTGAAATCATTGAAGTGGAGCACAAAATAGCTGTGCCCCTTATTTGTTGTAACTAAGCACTTGGAAAGCCGTGGACTGAAAATGTGGTTGGCTATTCAGGGCATTCAATGAATTCAAACTTACCTTCATGAATATAGCAtctgctttgggaacgctcgcAAACATGTCTCCGCCTACATGCTCCACACCTGTAAAAGTCAGACATCCTCCATTGTCAAATTCAATGtagaaaagaaagtaaatgaATCTGAAACAGATATGCAGTCTGGCGTATGCTTCAAAGCTACAAAAATTTGATTAAGTAAAAAGGTACCAGGATAAGATGGAGCATCCTCAATCACATGAGGCAAATCAAAGTTAATGCCCTTAATTGATGGGTATTTAGAGACAATCATGCTAAGCACAGCTCCAATCCCACCACCGACATCGACTACGGATGTGATGCCCTCAAAGCCTTTGTAGGtatcaagaattttcttcatgGTAATGGTGGAGTGATCTGACATTCCCTTGTTGAAAACCTTGTTGAATCTTAGATCCTTTCCGTGATATTCAAATGAAGTCGTACCATGGGCCTTGTTAAATGGTATGCCTCCTTCAAGAACTGCCTCTTTCAAATAATACCTGCAAAATCGTATCCATGTCTAAGCTCATCTTTTTATACCAATAAATGAAGTATCTCTGTTTACGAAGAGGAATGGCTAATCAAAGTTCTCTAGATGTGACGAGATATTTACGTTATCAGAAGaagcaattttttcaaaatttagtaTGACCAAGGGAAATCTTCAAGCTATAATacggaattcctcaactttatCGTCAATAGGAATGTGAAGAGGGTTAATTAGGTGGTAATGCCAAGCATTAGCTACCCTGGTTTAAGATGAGATAATTAaccttcatttcttcaatttaatTAGTGAATTAAGCGTCCAATCAATGTTCAAGTTTAACTAAGAACTGATAATTGACTAGCTGCCATGGGTAGATtggaaggaagaagaaactGTAAAAGTGAGAAGGAGAAATTACCAGCTCTCCATGAGGACCTTGTCCTGAttcatgagagagagaggagcaatAGAGACACCGTCCTGATTCTTGGTCAAGAACTTGCAGACAGGGGCGAGGCCGTACAAGCGATCGACCTTTCCATCTGGAAGGGTACGCAGAGAGCAAGTGAGGATGGAGTAGCTGGCCAGAAGCCTCAGAATACGGTCGAGCATGACGGGAGCATCTGGGTTGTTGGTGGGGAGGTGGGAGGCAATGTCTGCCGGGGATAAGTAGGCGCCCGGACCTGCCTTGTTGATGATCTCGAGAAGGTCAAGCTCCAAGGCTGATTTGAGGACCATGGGGAGGACAGAGGCACTGGTGAGTTGCATGGCGAAGAGGTTTGCTTCTTCGTCGGAAACATGGGTTGGTGTCATCTGGGTTTCACCTGTTGAATCCATCTCTCTGCCTTCTGCTTTGGTTTTGAGACTCTGAAAAGGAAAGAGTTCTTTTGAGTCGGACGGAGGCGGAAGAAGCTAAAGGGGCAATTGGTACAAAGGGATACAAAGTGGGGGGTATATATGGAATTCAATCCTCAACAACCACCAAGTTTGGTCCCTCCAACCTCCCATAACTTGTATATTTCTTTTCTGATCATTATTGTCTTTCCTGATTAGTTgatatttcaattattttacaTATTGAGTTGAACCCAGATGATTTAAGTGAATTTGTGTGTTCTAAACGTtcacatgatgcatatgaaatctTGTACGCACAATTCATCAACTGAGAGAATAATTGAGATAATCCCTATCATTATTGATTTACCATCGATCTATCGGTGGAGTCCCGTAAATGTAATTTAATTGAGGCTTAATGCTTACACTAATCAGTGTTTGATTAAATTGTGGTTTGCTCTGAGTTTTGTCAATGCACATGATCATTAGTCATTTAGTCTTGGTAATCTAGTGCTTTCAAATACGTAAATACATTTTTTTAGTAGCAGTTGTACCTAATTCTCATTTGAATTATGTTTCTTACCGAGAAAGAGTTCCATATATATTCACATGATAGTTGACCTGTTTTATACAGATTAGACACAACTATGCAATCAATTATATATCTTTTAttatattatcaaaaaaaatatatcttttATTAAATGGAATATAAATATCCAGtctagaaaaaaaagaatgtaaTATATGACTGGCACTCAggcaacaataaaaataaaaaatcaaagatgTAAACATCTCAGTCTTACCTAACCTATTAAAAGGATTGATGGTGATGGAGACAGCATAGCTGTGGGGTGGGGTGTGGTATGGTGGAGGGAGTGTAGCTTACTATTTTGACCAGAAACTGTGGAACCCAATTGGATTCATTTGACCAAATTGCCAATTGGTCTAACAATGCTTTCGAAAAAACCACAAGTTGCCTTCTTTCACCAACTTTCCCACCAACCCCAGCATAGGAGCTCGCCCTTTTTTCAACGAAACCCCGCCCACttcgatttttatttttcatgtggGAACTTTAATTGTCCATGATTAGTAGCTAGTAATCTTCTTCTTAGTTGGCAATGCTCAAATATAGAAGTGTATGGAAGATGCCAATAACGCTTATTCCAGCCCTACCCACCCTGGTGGTGCTTCACCAATTACcatatgcaaataaataaattattttttaacacCAATATGTACCCGAATAATACTGTCCCAGACTAAATCTGGACAGATTAAacaaatatagaaaacaaaacaacacaTAGATTGGAACAAGATTTTTGGCTTCCCATTCATCAAGAAATATAATCTCTACTAGATCTAAAAGTCTCATCACTGTGCACCAAATATGTGTTGTTGGAACACACCAGTAGAACCGGTGTTGTGAACAATCCGCGACAGTTGGATGAGAAGAATCAGATTTCATCTCCATGGAAAACGGTGTGGTGAAGAAATCTTGGGTATTTTTTATTGAACAGAACAAAGATTATAGACTACATCAACACAAAAAAGACATATTATAAATGGTGCACGGAGGATGAGCCTCTTTTTCAGATATGTACTACGAGAGAAACTTtggtttttgaaataaaaattggagGACTAATAgttatcaattttattttatgtgagaattccgatatatatgtatatatatgaaaaaattctcaaaattcaaGGGGAGTGTGCCCCCCATAGGAAGTTATGTACCTCCACGCTTGATCATAAGGAAGCAAAGTTCAAAGTGAGACTGACTCCATTTAGGAAACGAATCAAaatagaattctaacttgctgtGAATCCGCCTAAGATCAAAAAGAAGAGATACACTCCTATCGAAATTAGAACTCAACTAACACATAAAAAAAAGGCACACCCGTTAATAGGTACTATCTCTAACTTTGCAGTCCTGCATTTTACTCTAGAGAGAGCTCCGAGCACTCCCATTTGATTAGTTATTGAATTGAGCATCAGAAAGATCACTCCAAGCATTAGCTCATGTGTTTCTCCTCTGCAAGTCATTCTCATAAGCATTGAGGATAACTTATGACATAAGTTCTGCCGCCTAATATGTCATCGACACCAAAGCCTGTTTTGAACGTCATAAAAAATGAATGCTCTTTTTCTTTCCTCCGTTCTCTAACTTATTCTCTTGATGGTTGTGATAATATTCCGACTTGTTGAACTGACTGAATAACTTGTGGAGATTATGAAATATattaaacatacaaaaaaatttcttttgttcGATGATGACAGTTGAGGCGTTCAAAAATCATTGAAAATGTTAGACAGCAAAGGGTCGGTCAcaaaaaaaattggatttttACTTGCGAAACTATACTTACAATTTTAATTGAATGTAGGTAATAAAGTATTGTACCCTTGATTTACAGAACGTAGGTAAAAAAGTATTGTACTAGCAGCAATCCAAAACCGTAACCATATGTTTCATTACAGCTGCGGTCGAATTTGTTTTACCCCCTGTCAACAAAATCGCAGTTAAATATCTTCCGATGCTTTGATAACCAA
This sequence is a window from Tripterygium wilfordii isolate XIE 37 chromosome 8, ASM1340144v1, whole genome shotgun sequence. Protein-coding genes within it:
- the LOC120004091 gene encoding protein DOWNY MILDEW RESISTANCE 6-like, translated to MDTKVISTGIRYSNLPESYVRPESERPRLSEVSTCENVPVIDLGCQDRTQIVRQICDACKDYGFFQVINHGVSREVTEQMLQVAFDFFRLPVEEKLKLYSDDPSKTMRLSTSFNVNKEKVHNWRDYLRLHCYPLDKYLPEWPSNPPSFKGIVRNYCIQVRQLGYRVEEFIAESLGLEKDYITKVLGEQGQHMAVNYYPPCPEPELTYGLPGHTDPNALTILLQDLQVPGLQVLKDAKWVAVNPHPNAFVINIGDQLQALSNGRYKSVWHRAVVNAYKPRMSVASFLVPSDDAVISPPKALTGYDGSGALYKDFTYPEYYAKFWSRNLDQEHCLELFKN
- the LOC120004090 gene encoding caffeic acid 3-O-methyltransferase 1, whose protein sequence is MDSTGETQMTPTHVSDEEANLFAMQLTSASVLPMVLKSALELDLLEIINKAGPGAYLSPADIASHLPTNNPDAPVMLDRILRLLASYSILTCSLRTLPDGKVDRLYGLAPVCKFLTKNQDGVSIAPLSLMNQDKVLMESWYYLKEAVLEGGIPFNKAHGTTSFEYHGKDLRFNKVFNKGMSDHSTITMKKILDTYKGFEGITSVVDVGGGIGAVLSMIVSKYPSIKGINFDLPHVIEDAPSYPGVEHVGGDMFASVPKADAIFMKWICHDWSDEHCLKFLKNCYDSLPDNGKVIVAECILPEAPDSSLASKVTIHIDCIMLAHNPGGKERTQKEFEALAKGAGFQGFQVVCCAFNTNIMEFLKKA